The Pyrus communis chromosome 12, drPyrComm1.1, whole genome shotgun sequence genomic sequence ACAATTTAGCACCAACATAAACATGAGCCCCACCTGAGTATCACGTGATCTCTTTCTGCATATTTAGCTCACTCTTTGTGTCGCTCTCAaccttatccttttttttttttcttgtcaaactGTCAAAACCTCATCAATCtatcaaattgaaatttcaatttGCATGAACATATTTATTGTGTTAGATTTATTGCAcgtacattttttttgttgtattaTGCGATGATTTTTAGTGCAAATCTCCCGATAATGGAGAAAACATTATTACCCTTGCAATTGCAGTGTCTCACTAGTCACTACTCCACCGACGCTAGTTGGAGAAGCGGAAACATACTTCTTCTGCATGCATATATCTTTTTAaacaagtttaaattttttgaacTCATTTTGTGTGTGATCTGTTTATAACTTTTATTATTGACAAACACGTGTTAATAAACTTAgctctcttttattttattaacataaaattAACACGTATTATTCAAtgatgaaaattattgaaatgcCACCCGTAAAGTGGATACAGAAGattttatctcttttttttttctttgagagATGATCTCCTTTTCAACTACTACTCTCCAAAAATGAAATGTATAATACCATCTTGGGATGCCAAATTAATCTCTCTTTCATAACATAAATTGGAACGTGGGACGTGAAATGGTTGGAGTGTTTAGTAATTTAATATAACCTCGGATTAAACAAATGATAATATTaggaagattaaaattttagattaaatttgtaaattaaatgatgtattttatcaaaacgaaataaatacgttaacgaatatttaaataataattcaattataaacaattacaaacaaaatttaatttaaaattttaatttctcaaaCATTATTCTTAAACAAAACTGTGTTCGTAAGAATgtgaaaataaaacataaactatGTGCCCCAAAAATATCATAAAAAAATGTTTCAACTTTGCAGAGAACCGCGACCACTTAATTTAAATAAGAAACAACTATGTCAGTCTGCCAGTGGCTTTTCACATTGTTCGAGttattacaaaattacaaatacagtaggattctctatttttttatttttttcatcattttctttttttttatttaaacgatcatgattaaattaaatcaatatcttatattaattttttttataaaaaaaaagacaaaatagagaatatGAAAAtggatagaaaaaaaaaaaaatcctaatccATTATAAATAGTAACCTAGAAAGAtggtaaataaattaaacaaaaattaattaattgtttttcttcaataaatatatatgaagaaaatgcaagtTTAGCGAGATGGTGAGGAGCGATTTGAGGCTGGTCAGTCTCCGCTCGTTTGAGAAGGCCGCACAAGTCTCAGTCTCCTTAACTTCTTCCCTCTTTTTTTagatcaaaaaacaaaaattactcGAAGgctaaaccaaaaccaaacaccCAATCACAactcctccatctctctctctctctctctctctctctctctctctctctctaaatctcttTGCACTTACTGCTTCCTTGTTCTTTTACCTTCCCATttcattaaaaaacaaaaacaaaacatggtTAAGAAACAAAGATTATTGCTTTGCACGCCCCAATCACTATTTACCTTCTTCCTGTAATCGCGGGGAGCCCCTTTAAAGTTGCCCTCTTTCCTTCCATGTTTCCTACTCTTATTAAATAACCTTTTTCTGCCTCCTCTttccaatttttaatctttctgaTTAAATAAATATGGCAACAAATACCACTTGAAATTACCCTTTTGGTTTCTGCAGTAGAGAGGTTCCGTTTGAGGTAGTATTGTACTGGGGGAGGTCAGAACGGCCTATATAGAGAGCCTTGACTGAGATATTTTTCACATCAGGTAAAAAAAGCACTTTCTATTTAAGCAGCTTTTTCTTTAGAGAAATACAAGTTACCCAATTTGCAGCTGCTGGTTCCCAGTACAAATctttgcttgtttccagttgaTTTGTTGGGTTTGTGGTGTTTTTTGCCATAAAACTTGGGGTGCAGAAACAAGCaaagaataacaaaaaaaagggaaagaggaAAGGTGCAGACCTCCGTGTAGTTTCTTTAAGATTTTGAGAGAACTTTAGGGTACTGagtacttgttttgtttctagcTTCAAACTTCTGTTGCTGGAAATAGGTACATTTCTGATTGCATTTCGTTTCTTTTTCGTTTCTTTTTCCTTCCATTtccttaatttttatgtttatctttttgtttaatGGGATCTCTTAGCTTTGCCTTCCAAGTGTCTGGATCTTGTTCTTGCTTTGTGAAGTTTGCATTTTTTGCTTTATTTGTGTTTCCAAGTTAAATATGCAAGTTTTATTGATATTGGGTTTATTATTTATGAGAAAAGATTGAATCTTTCCATATTTGGATGATAGTTAGAGTAGCgtgtgattttgttttttctgcTTATTCCTGTATAGAGatgtatgtttttatttttttatttttttatgtgggGTTCATGATTTATGAATAAAGATTGAATCTTTATGTTTTCGATTGATTGTTACAGTTACAGTGTGATCTTAATGAATTATGAATGGTTATTAAATGGGATCTTACGATTTGTGAAAAGGCTTGAAATTCTTGAGGTATTGATTGATGGGTAGAGTGTGATTTCTTGATGTTTTCGTTCGAATTGGAACTTTTTGCAGAAAGAACAAAATGGCCAGGGATTATAGTGGTGGATCGCCAAAGCATCACCACATAGAATCCAAGAAGAAGAGGCTCACTTGGATCTTCGGGGTTAGTGCGCTCTGCATAGTATGTTACATGTTAGGAGCTTGGCAAACCACTTCTGCCCCTGTCAATCAATCTGAGCTCTACCAAAGGGTTGGTTGTGATGAAACGCCATCTCAGTCCGGGAACAAAACTTCCTCATCCgtgtcatcatcatcatcatcgctTCACTTGGACTTCGAAAGCCATCATCAAGTGGACATCAACAAAACCGAGGCTGTCCAGAAGTTCCCACCGTGTGACATGTCCTACAGCGAGTACACTCCATGCCAGGATGCAACAAGGGGGAGGAAATTCGACAGGAGCATGTTGAAATACAGAGAGAGGCATTGCCCTACCAAAGAAGAACAACTTCTTTGCCTTATTCCTGCTCCACCAAAGTACAAGACCCCTTTCAAGTGGCCTCAGAGTCGTGATTTTGCTTGGTATGACAACATTCCCCATAGAGAACTCAGCATTGAGAAAGCTGTCCAAAATTGGATTCAAGTCGAGGGTGAAAGGTTTAGATTCCCCGGGGGAGGTACCGGGTTTCCAAGGGGAGCTGATGCATACATAGATGAAATGAACGAGCTCATTCCTCTCACTAAGGGCAACATCAGAACTGCAATTGATACCGGCTGTGGTGTAAGTAGCACATATATGTGTATAGATGTGTAATTAGGTAGCAAATGCTGATGCACTCTCCTGTTTGGGTATTTAGGTAGCCAGTTGGGGTGCTTACCTGTTGAAGAGGGACATCTTGACAATGTCTTTTGCGCCGAGAGATACGCATGCAGCGCAGGTCCAGTTTGCATTGGAGCGTGGAGTTCCTGCTATGATTGGTGTCATGGCTTCGAAGAGGCTTCCCTACCCTGCAAGGGCTTTCGATATGGCTCACTGTTCCCGCTGCTTGATCCCTTGGACGAACTATGGTAAGTGTCTATGTCTCTCTTTCATGTTTGCTTCAACATATTACACTATCTGACATTACTTGAGTTGAAGTTTTTGGAGCTGCATACTTTAAATAGAcatgtgtatgtgtatatatatatgtatgtatttgtgtatatatctatatatctattCACCACTATGCTTAGACTTAAGATGTTGAAGTAAAATTCACCACTAATTTCATATGATGTGGTtttgaaagcatgtggattttcttttgaattatttttgcaGATGGTATGTATCTAATTGAAGTGGACAGAGTTCTAAGGCCTGGTGGTTATTGGATTCTTTCCGGGCCGCCTATTCACTGGAAAAAACACTGGAGAGGATGGGAGAGAACTCAACAGGATTTGAAACAAGAGCAAGATTCTATTGAGTCTCTTGCAAAGCGCCTGTGCTGGAAGAAGGTGATCGAGAAGAACGATCTTGCAATCTGGCAAAAACCTATCAATCATGTCGAATGCATTAAGAGCAGGAAGGTGTATAAAACACCACATATATGCAAATCAGACAATCCAGATATGGCTTGGTACTACTCCCTGAGCTTCATTTgtgattttgtttatttgatttggAATGCGAATTCTCCTGTACTAACTCTGCTTAATGTGGCATGTTTTGTGCTTAAAAGGGAAAGAGAAATGGAGAGTTGCATTACTCCTCTACCGGAGACAAGCAATCCCAATGATGTTGCTGGTGGGGCGTTGGAGAAGTGGCCTCAGCGTGCATTTGCTATCCCGCCTAGAATCAGCAGTGGTTCAATACCAGGAATCACTGCTGATAAACTCCGCGAGGATAATCAACTGTGGAAGGAAAGGGTGGACCATTACAAGCGGATCGTACCAATTTCCAAAGGAAGGTATAGGAATGTGATGGACATGAATGCTTACCTCGGTGGATTTGCTGCAGCGTTGTCAAAATATCCGGTGTGGGTTATGAACACAGTCCCTGCCAACTCAAACCAGGACACTCTTGGAGTGATTTACGAACGGGGTTTCATTGGACATTACCAGGATTGGTGTGAGGCATTGTCCACATATCCCAGAACATACGATTTCATCCATGCTGGGGGAGTCTTCAGCATATACCAGGACAGGTAAAGCTCCATTCCACTATAGTTTGCATTTGGTCATCGAGTTTTGTTACTTTGAGgcctaatgtggtttgtacaCTGCAGGTGTGACATAACACTCATTTTACTGGAGATGGATAGGATTCTGAGGCCGGAAGGAACGGTTGTGTTTAGGGATACTGTAGAGATCTTGGTGAAAATAAAGGCGATTACCGACGGGATGCGATGGAAGAGCAGGATTCTGGATCATGAAAGTGGACCTTTTAATCCAGAGAAAATTCTTCTTGCAGTGAAAACTTACTGGActggtgaagaaaaaaaaggaagctaGTAGAGATGTAGTAGTGTAtccttttttttacctttttgcTTTTGCTTGGAGTTCtacttttgcttctttttttattttttttatttttaacttttattttaactCTATTCGTGCATCACCAATGTTGTGCTCTGGGATTGTGTAAAAGAATATAATCTGCTTCTAGGTGGGAAATTGGATAGTTTTTTAACGATGGTCGCCTTATAGCttattttgtgtgtttcttgGTTCAGTCTGAATCAGTCGAACATAAAATTCAAACTTGGATATCTTCCAATATTCGGAAGAGAAGTATCATTAAATTAAGAGTTAGCGAGCTTTCGGTTGTGAAAATATTGAGCAACAAGTGTTATGGTCAGTGATTAAGCCTTATTGGCCAAAGAGTTAGGTGATCCATCCTCTTGAAGCTTCATTATTTGGTAGGCAGTCCTAAGTTCATAACTGCTAGTATTCGTGCAGATTGACAGTAGGTAGGTAGAAATCAATCTATTGGGCAGGGCAGTTAGGCATACTGAACCCTGAGTAGCTGCTAAAGCTAGAGTGTTAGGAACAAAAAAGTCTCCAAGAAAGTAGTAACAAATATTGGTACGGAAACTCTTGACAAGCGACTTGTAGTTTAAGTGGTCGATAATATTGACTCATCTATATGAGATGATCTTCAATCTTTCCCTATCCAAGATTATTGATAAGTGGATTACGGTCTTGGACTCGTTCTGACACTATAGGAGCCATCAGCCTAGTAATAGGCTATTTAGAAACAAGTTATAGCTCGAGTAATTAAGAATattgaattatttatttaagaTTTTATGTTTGGTTTTTATGATTTATCGCAAAGATGTTATTTAGGATTAACTTACATGAAATAAGTTCACTGTTAGTATGACGTCTCAAATTAATAATGCATTTGTCATGTAGagaaaaattcaccaaaaaaaaaaaaaaaaagaaaagacaatgcATCATTAGATCAAAGAGACACGTGACTGTAAACTTGTTCAATATAAGTCCTCGTTGTGCAGGACTTGAAAGGTAGAAGAGACTCTAGGCCCCTAAGGACCCAAACAAGGACAAATAGTCAAATTGAAGAGAAAATGTTGGGTGGTGGGAGGTCGACACTGTCAAATGGCTTTGGTTGGTATGGACCTGATCACCCCACTTGGGCGTGAAAGTGACGCTTCAATTGATGTCGCTGGGATCAAAATTCAAGCAAACATAGTGctttttacacttttttttttttttgttatctttcacacttttgttattttttgttcattgattttcttcGATACATTTTATTAGACGCTTAAAAATTGAAAGGATCGTGttagaagtaaaaataggtgtaGATCTCCCAACTTATTAAATGAAAACACATTGAAATTAGAAATTCCAGCACCAAACAATGTACGTTATGCAACGACTTAATCATTTGATGTGACGAGCTTATTTGATCTCTTTAGAGTTTAAATATTATATGAACTaaaatctttttttaatttgtatatgaattaaaattttgaaatgaccTATCAAACCAACTatttgaaattattaatttgtcatctcactTTAATTCTattaagtttttcattaaaatagcACATGATTTGAGTTCAGGGTTATTTCAGATATTTCAACACCTCACTCTCCTAATAAGTTGccttcaacaaaaataatttagggtttctaaaatatatatacataaatggGGCTCATTTGGTACAGAAGGGACCGATCTACACTCATTTCTCTGTGTTCCGaagtgaagatgactaaaaaatATAGTCATTGGGGACCCTCCAATATATGGTAAAGTTGCATGATATTCTTTATGCTGAAACATAACACATGACGTATTTTggatggaaaacttaacggagttagggtgagatgacaaattaataattttgaaaaattagtaTGACAAATCCCTTAAAAAAATTCAGTTCGTATGACACATTGAAAAATGTGTGTGAGTTCATATGATAATTTTAAAAacggctttttagtcaaaatagtttttgagattgacataactccttaCTTTAGAACTATTTCTATCGATTTGTCATACTTAGGGACCACTTATATTGACGATgaacaaactcagggaccacttctatcaattttaaatctcatggaccaaaataaagagttatACTAATCTCAGATACCGTTTTTGGTAAAAAGCCTTTAAAAaattttattgacaaaaaaaagccTTTAAAAAATCTCCTTTTAGAGTATAGAATGACACTATATTAGTATATCATAGATTGTTGTATAATAAAAGGGCTCAAAACACACGACTTATCTAATACATATGGCTTATTAATTATGACCAATTACACATTGTGCGTTTTAAATAAGTGCAGTCCAGCATGTTTCATCTCATAAATTATATCAAAAAAACACATACGGATTGGTTTGTAAGATATGACTAGTTGATCAACCAGATGGTTGTGCATCATAGATTGATGAGGTTGGGAGAATCGAGAAAGGAGTAGGTTTGCCTTGGTTTAACAAGAGGGAAAAAGATTGAAAagtaagaataaaaataaaaagcaatatggttaaaataaggaaattgttattagcactccaaaaatctcattctacacttcaaactttctatattaggaatgaaaaatacacttgtgaggagtgtagaatgagatttttggaatgtcaataacacttctctaaaATAAAGGGAACTTTCATGAAAATGGCTTggactaagtttattttaataaaaaaaaccaagctataactttatttaattaaaaagacttaaattttaatgaaaaatccttaaaatttaataaaaatgacaaaaaaaaccttaaattttaatgaaaaagacataattttaatattaaaaaaaaaattttaaaaaatctgACGCGCTGACCCACGTGTtctcacactatttatgaaacttctacactgtttatgaaacttacgacattatttatgaaacttattgcactgtttatgaaaacttacgacactgtttatgaaacttactacactatttatgaaatttaatggTACTACGTTATTCTCTCCTCCTCTTGAATTTTCTTAGCACATTCTCACCTTCCaaacacattttcttcttctaattttcttcaatactcatcaaattttctctgtatgttttttttttttttatcaatttataTGGGGGATGCGCCCACATTATTTTCTGAACTTTCTCTAaaactctttttctctctcaaacTCAATCTTTCTAGCACCGAGAAAAGAAAGCTCTCACTTTCCCACTTACCTTCACAAATCAACCCCAAACTTAGCATATTTGAAGTCTGTGGGATGCAAAGATCACAATGGTGGTCTTACATGTGGGATCGGTGCAGTGTGGACCTCGGCACCATTAATGCCTGAGAGCTTGAAGCTCTC encodes the following:
- the LOC137710879 gene encoding probable methyltransferase PMT18, yielding MARDYSGGSPKHHHIESKKKRLTWIFGVSALCIVCYMLGAWQTTSAPVNQSELYQRVGCDETPSQSGNKTSSSVSSSSSSLHLDFESHHQVDINKTEAVQKFPPCDMSYSEYTPCQDATRGRKFDRSMLKYRERHCPTKEEQLLCLIPAPPKYKTPFKWPQSRDFAWYDNIPHRELSIEKAVQNWIQVEGERFRFPGGGTGFPRGADAYIDEMNELIPLTKGNIRTAIDTGCGVASWGAYLLKRDILTMSFAPRDTHAAQVQFALERGVPAMIGVMASKRLPYPARAFDMAHCSRCLIPWTNYDGMYLIEVDRVLRPGGYWILSGPPIHWKKHWRGWERTQQDLKQEQDSIESLAKRLCWKKVIEKNDLAIWQKPINHVECIKSRKVYKTPHICKSDNPDMAWEREMESCITPLPETSNPNDVAGGALEKWPQRAFAIPPRISSGSIPGITADKLREDNQLWKERVDHYKRIVPISKGRYRNVMDMNAYLGGFAAALSKYPVWVMNTVPANSNQDTLGVIYERGFIGHYQDWCEALSTYPRTYDFIHAGGVFSIYQDRCDITLILLEMDRILRPEGTVVFRDTVEILVKIKAITDGMRWKSRILDHESGPFNPEKILLAVKTYWTGEEKKGS